CGATTGCCACGATCGGCGCCAGGTTGACCAGGAAGTCGTTGAACGCCAGCCCGGCGCGGCTGCCGATGATGATGTTCGGCGGATCACCGATCAGGGTCGCCGTGCCCCCGAGGTTGGAGGCGAAGACCTCGGCGATGAGGAACGGCGCCGGCTTGATGTCGAGCCGGTCGCAGACCAGCAGCGTGACCGGGGCGATCAGCAGCACCGTCGTCACGTTGTCCAGGAAGGCCGACGCCACCGCGGTGATCAGCGACAGCAGGATCATGACGCGCAGCGGGGATCCCTTGGCGCGCTTGGCCGCCCAGATCGCCACGTACTCGAAGACCCCGGTCCGCCGCAGGATCCCGACGATGATCATCATGCCGAGCAGCAGGAAGACGACGTTCCAGTCGACACCGGTGTCCTCGGAGAAGAACGCGTCGTCCGACCCGCTGATCCCCAGCGCCAGCACCACCCCGGCGCCGCCGAGCGCGGCGGTCATCTTCGGGATCTTCTCGGTCGCGATGAAGAGGTAGGCGACCACGAAGACGGTGACGGCGACGGCCGTGTTCACGACACCACCGCCCCGGCCGCCGTCAGCGCGGGGTCAAGGCCAGCTCCAGGAGCCGGGAGGCGGAGATGACGCCGAGCAGGGTCCGGCCTTCCATGACCGCGACCAGCGGGCAGCGCAGCCGGGCCATCATGGCGGCGACCTCGATGATGGTGTCGTCGGCGTTCACCCGGGGCAGCTCCGTGGCTTCCTCGGGCAGCAGCGACCGGACGGTCTTGCCACCCAGCTTGTCGACGACCCGGTCGGCCATCGACTCGTCGAGCACGCCCGCCAGCGAAGGGTCGTCGCGCACGTAGCCGGGCACCAGGAACTGCACCACCTCCGAGGCCGGCAGCACCGACTGCGGGCAGCCCGTCCGGTCGGTCACGACCAGGCCGGGCAGCCGCCGCTCGGCCAGCAGCCGTGCCGCGTCGAGGGCGTCGGAATCCAGTTCGACGACCGGGTACTCCTCGGCCATCTGGGCGGCGTGCATCGGCCCAGCGTACGACATCCACGGCGGGAGCGCCGGAGTTCACGGCGCCGGTGGTGGAGCTGAGCGCCATCGGACTCCCCGCGGTCGGTTCGGCCGCCCGCCGTCCGGGTCGGACGCGGACCGGCCGACCAGACTTCCCGGCACTCCTCGCGTAAAGATGCCGCAAAGACCGTCCCGGGGCAACTCGGGCGCGGCGGCTGTCCACTGAGGACAGCACGGTCGCCGGCAGGGGTAGGATGGCCCGCGGAGAGCCGGGAAGCCTGGTCGGCGCGAGGTGCCCACGCGCGAAAGAGGCTTCCATGACGGACACCCAGGCCATCGACGCCACCGGCCTGACCAAGCGCTACGGCGAGGTCGTGGCGGTGGACCGGCTCTCCCTCACCGTCGCTCCCGGCGAGATCCACGCCCTGCTCGGGCTCAACGGCGCGGGCAAGACCACCACGATCCGGATGCTGCTCGGCATGGTCCGGCCCACCGCCGGCCGGGTGTCGCTGCTGGGCACGCGCGTCCGGCCCGGCGCCCACGCGGTCTGGTCGCGCGTCGGCTACCTCGTCGAGACCCCCGCGGCGTACCCGGAGCTGACCGTCACCGAGAACCTCGTGGTGGCCGCCCGGCTGCGCGGGCTGAGCGAGGACGCGCCGGTGTCCGAGGTGATCACCCGGCTCGACCTCGGCGCGTACGCCCACCACCGGGCGCGGACGCTGTCCCTCGGCAACGCCCAGCGGCTCGGCCTGGCCAAGGCCCTGATCCACCGGCCCGCGCTGCTCGTGCTCGACGAGCCCGCCAACGGCCTCGACCCCGCGGGCGTCGCCGAGATCCGCGCGCTGCTCGGTGAACTCGCCCGCGACGGCGTGGCCGTGCTGCTGTCCAGCCACATCCTGACCGAGGTCGCCCGCCTGGCCACCCGCATCGGCGTCCTCGACCGCGGCCGGCTCGTCTGGACGGGCGCCACGGCCGACCTCATCGCCCACGCCCGCCCGCGGCTGACCGTCCTCGTCCGCGACCGGGACGCCGCCGCGGCGGCCTTGCACGCCGCGGGCCACCCCGTCTCGCGGACCGGTGACAACGGCCTCGAACTCGAAGACGAACGCGCGGTCGGCCGTCCCGAGGAGATCGCGACCCTCCTCGTCACCGCGGGCTGCCCGCCGTCGCGGCTCGCGGTGGAGCGGGACGACCTGGAGACCTGCTTCCTGCGGCTGGTGAGCACCTCGTGACCGCCGCGACCGCCGCCGTCCGCGTCGAACTGCTGAAGGCGCGCCGGTCCCGGCTGCCCTGGGTCACCGTGGCCGCCTTCACCGTCGCCGGCGCGTTCGGCGGCCTGGTCATGTTCATCCTCCAGGACCTGCGGCGCGCGCGGTCGCTCGGGCTGCTCGGCACCAAGGCGTCGCTGACCGGCGGCACCGCCGACTGGCCCGCGTACTTCGCCCTGCTCGGCCAGACCGTCGCCGTGGGCGGCACGTTGCTGTTCGGCCTCGTCGTGGTGTGGCTCTTCGGCCGGGAATTCAGCCAGGACACGGTGAAGGACCTG
This genomic window from Amycolatopsis mongoliensis contains:
- a CDS encoding ABC transporter ATP-binding protein, which produces MTDTQAIDATGLTKRYGEVVAVDRLSLTVAPGEIHALLGLNGAGKTTTIRMLLGMVRPTAGRVSLLGTRVRPGAHAVWSRVGYLVETPAAYPELTVTENLVVAARLRGLSEDAPVSEVITRLDLGAYAHHRARTLSLGNAQRLGLAKALIHRPALLVLDEPANGLDPAGVAEIRALLGELARDGVAVLLSSHILTEVARLATRIGVLDRGRLVWTGATADLIAHARPRLTVLVRDRDAAAAALHAAGHPVSRTGDNGLELEDERAVGRPEEIATLLVTAGCPPSRLAVERDDLETCFLRLVSTS
- a CDS encoding CBS domain-containing protein, yielding MHAAQMAEEYPVVELDSDALDAARLLAERRLPGLVVTDRTGCPQSVLPASEVVQFLVPGYVRDDPSLAGVLDESMADRVVDKLGGKTVRSLLPEEATELPRVNADDTIIEVAAMMARLRCPLVAVMEGRTLLGVISASRLLELALTPR